One genomic window of Halorubrum hochsteinianum includes the following:
- a CDS encoding PAS domain-containing sensor histidine kinase — protein sequence MKSAPGSTPIDHAESIVNALGDGAYVLDAERNRVFINDRLREVTEFDEAVLHGEHPERLVEEGYWSAEMGDRYRVAADRVLSGEADDERVQLATTLGDGSEVTTETRLTPIERGGEVVGAVGVIRDVTDRVERERELERLNERLERLAGSLSHDLRNPLSVARGYVDLARETGSTERLAAAEEALDRIESMLGEALVMARDPDAVETEDAAVDLDDIAADCLESGDFGDRPADAEIVVEDSGPVTGDPTLLRRAVGNLIGNAFDHADDAPTVRVGVDDRGLYVADDGPGLPDDEREALTEFGVSRGGGTGIGLAIVERVAAAHGWTLEVDESATGGFRATLVGAEPTK from the coding sequence ATGAAGTCCGCCCCGGGATCGACGCCGATCGACCACGCCGAGTCGATCGTGAACGCGCTCGGCGACGGGGCGTACGTCCTCGACGCCGAGCGGAACCGGGTGTTCATCAACGACCGCCTCCGCGAGGTGACCGAGTTCGACGAGGCGGTCCTCCACGGCGAGCACCCGGAGCGGCTCGTCGAGGAGGGGTACTGGAGCGCCGAGATGGGCGACCGCTACCGGGTCGCGGCCGACCGCGTCCTCTCCGGCGAGGCCGACGACGAGCGGGTCCAGCTCGCGACGACGCTCGGCGACGGCAGCGAGGTGACTACCGAGACGCGGCTGACGCCCATCGAGCGTGGCGGGGAGGTCGTCGGCGCGGTCGGCGTCATCCGCGACGTCACGGACCGGGTCGAACGCGAACGGGAGTTAGAGCGGCTCAACGAGCGGCTCGAACGCCTCGCCGGATCCCTCTCGCACGACCTGCGGAACCCGCTGTCGGTCGCCCGCGGCTACGTCGACCTCGCTCGGGAGACGGGCAGCACGGAGCGGCTGGCGGCCGCCGAGGAAGCGCTCGACCGGATCGAGTCGATGCTCGGCGAGGCGCTCGTGATGGCCCGCGACCCGGACGCCGTCGAGACCGAGGACGCCGCCGTCGACCTCGACGACATCGCGGCCGACTGCCTGGAGTCGGGCGACTTCGGTGATCGCCCCGCGGACGCCGAGATCGTCGTCGAGGACTCGGGGCCGGTCACGGGGGACCCGACGCTGCTCCGGCGGGCGGTCGGGAACCTGATCGGCAACGCCTTCGACCACGCTGACGACGCCCCGACCGTCCGGGTCGGGGTCGACGACCGCGGCCTGTACGTCGCCGACGACGGGCCGGGGCTCCCGGACGACGAGCGCGAGGCGCTGACCGAGTTCGGCGTCTCCCGCGGCGGCGGCACCGGGATCGGACTCGCCATCGTCGAGCGCGTCGCGGCCGCGCACGGCTGGACCCTGGAGGTCGACGAGTCGGCGACCGGCGGTTTCCGCGCCACGCTGGTCGGCGCGGAACCGACGAAATAA
- a CDS encoding DUF309 domain-containing protein: MDEHTRDPGVAPPLGDPTGWHAGDSSAAPSDDTGESSGGPPDARVVGGYWEHATLRRATEHGVRLFNDGAYHESHDCFEDEWYNYGRGTAESAFLHGMVQVAAGAHKRVDFESDAGMRSLFETALQYLDGVPSDFYGVDVDDVRETLRAALDDPAAVDGWRIRLDDARPPAYPADYEYAERVDETH; this comes from the coding sequence ATGGACGAGCACACCCGCGACCCGGGCGTCGCCCCGCCGCTCGGGGACCCGACCGGGTGGCACGCGGGCGACTCGTCGGCCGCGCCGTCGGACGATACGGGGGAGTCTTCCGGCGGTCCGCCCGACGCGCGGGTGGTCGGCGGCTACTGGGAGCACGCGACGCTCCGCCGCGCGACGGAACACGGCGTCCGGCTGTTCAACGACGGCGCGTACCACGAGAGCCACGACTGCTTCGAGGACGAGTGGTACAACTACGGGCGCGGCACCGCGGAGAGCGCGTTCCTCCACGGGATGGTTCAGGTCGCCGCCGGCGCGCACAAGCGCGTCGACTTCGAGAGCGACGCCGGGATGCGGTCGCTGTTCGAGACCGCGCTCCAGTACCTCGACGGGGTCCCGAGCGACTTCTACGGGGTCGACGTCGACGACGTGCGCGAGACGCTCCGGGCCGCGCTCGACGACCCCGCCGCGGTCGACGGGTGGCGGATCCGCCTCGACGACGCGCGGCCGCCGGCGTACCCCGCCGACTACGAGTACGCGGAGCGGGTCGACGAGACGCACTGA